The following are from one region of the Petrotoga mobilis SJ95 genome:
- the deoC gene encoding deoxyribose-phosphate aldolase produces the protein MRISELEKIIKTEIKRVENEFTFEERQANLKPYEVSKYIDHTMLKATSTPLDIQALCKEAKDNNFYAVCINPTYVSLSKEVLTDSEVKVATVIGFPLGANTIETKVYESENSIKDGADELDMVLNIGRLKAQQYDYIYDEIHAISSLTKDSKKLLKVIIETCYLSKEEKIAAVVISKLAGADFVKTSTGFGSGGAELEDVALMKFLSGNGMKVKASGGIRDLKTALKMIGCGADRIGTSSGLKIIQESI, from the coding sequence AGAAAATGAATTTACTTTTGAAGAAAGACAGGCAAACTTAAAACCTTACGAGGTATCAAAATATATTGATCATACCATGCTTAAAGCCACCTCAACACCTTTAGATATACAAGCATTATGTAAAGAAGCTAAAGATAACAATTTCTATGCGGTTTGCATTAATCCAACTTATGTAAGTTTATCAAAAGAAGTCCTTACAGATAGTGAAGTAAAAGTAGCAACAGTAATTGGGTTCCCTTTGGGAGCCAATACTATAGAAACAAAAGTTTATGAATCTGAGAATTCGATTAAAGATGGCGCTGATGAATTAGATATGGTTTTGAATATAGGGAGACTTAAAGCACAACAGTACGATTATATTTATGATGAAATACATGCTATTTCCTCATTGACTAAAGATTCCAAAAAACTATTAAAAGTTATTATTGAAACTTGCTACCTTTCGAAGGAAGAAAAAATAGCCGCTGTTGTAATTTCAAAACTAGCTGGTGCAGATTTTGTTAAAACCTCTACAGGCTTTGGAAGTGGAGGTGCTGAATTAGAGGACGTGGCATTGATGAAGTTCCTCTCAGGAAATGGAATGAAAGTAAAAGCATCTGGAGGCATTAGAGACTTGAAAACAGCTTTAAAAATGATAGGTTGTGGAGCAGATAGAATAGGAACCAGTTCAGGATTAAAGATAATTCAAGAAAGTATATAA
- a CDS encoding cold-shock protein translates to MKGKVKWFDSKKGYGFITGEDGNDVFVHFSAVQMDGYRKLEEDQEVEFEVVEGDKGPQASNVRPL, encoded by the coding sequence GTGAAAGGTAAAGTAAAGTGGTTTGATTCAAAGAAAGGTTATGGCTTCATCACTGGGGAAGATGGGAACGACGTATTTGTACACTTCTCAGCTGTTCAAATGGATGGCTACAGAAAGTTAGAAGAAGATCAAGAAGTTGAATTTGAAGTTGTCGAAGGTGACAAAGGACCTCAAGCTTCAAATGTAAGACCCTTATAA